In one window of Deltaproteobacteria bacterium DNA:
- a CDS encoding phosphoribosylanthranilate isomerase, producing the protein MIQFGMIQVAGVRCVDEGRMLLDCGVDLLGFPLRLPVHAEDTSEAEARRIIRAVGPPACVLITYEADPGRLVDLCRFLGVRTVQMHAAVGSETLARIKTACPLRIFKSYVVGREALSPTEFVGAYASVCDAFITDTFDPATGASGATGQIHDWSVSAELVRVSPRPVILAGGLTPCNVARAIGVVQPSAVDAHTGLEAPDGFKDKELVRAFVRAARVGFGALPRSI; encoded by the coding sequence ATGATCCAATTCGGCATGATTCAGGTCGCTGGGGTGCGTTGCGTGGACGAAGGGCGCATGCTGCTGGACTGCGGGGTGGATTTGCTTGGATTCCCCCTGCGCTTGCCCGTGCACGCCGAGGATACGTCCGAGGCCGAGGCGCGACGGATCATTCGCGCCGTGGGGCCCCCCGCGTGCGTGCTCATTACCTATGAGGCCGATCCTGGCCGGTTGGTCGATTTGTGCCGTTTTCTGGGGGTGCGGACCGTGCAGATGCACGCCGCCGTCGGGTCGGAGACGCTGGCCCGGATCAAAACCGCGTGCCCGCTACGGATTTTCAAAAGCTATGTTGTCGGGCGGGAGGCTCTGAGTCCCACCGAGTTCGTCGGCGCCTACGCCTCGGTTTGCGACGCGTTCATCACGGATACCTTCGATCCCGCCACCGGCGCCAGCGGCGCCACGGGACAAATTCATGACTGGTCGGTCAGCGCCGAATTGGTGCGTGTTTCCCCCCGGCCGGTCATCCTGGCCGGAGGCCTGACTCCTTGCAATGTGGCCCGGGCCATTGGCGTGGTCCAGCCCTCGGCCGTGGACGCCCATACCGGCCTGGAAGCTCCTGACGGTTTCAAGGACAAGGAGTTGGTCCGGGCCTTTGTGCGCGCGGCCAGGGTTGGGTTTGGCGCGTTGCCGCGTTCCATCTAG